Below is a window of Leifsonia sp. NPDC080035 DNA.
TGATGGAGGCGCTGTCTACGCCCGCCACGCCTGCCAGCCGATCCCTCAGGCCGCTACGCATCTCAGCCGACTGATCGTCGAGGCCGGTCGAGGGCCATTCGACGGTGACATCCCGGTTGGCGTGTTCGTCAAATCGCGCCGACACTTGAGACCCCGCCGAACCGGCGACGCCAAGGCTCCCAACCGTCAAGGAAACGGCAAGCGCGACTGCAGCGACGAGTCCGGCCGTCTTGCCTCCGCGAGAGGAGATGTTCGCAACGGAATCGCGAAGCAGATCGGTCAGCCTCAGCCGCGACGATGCGCCCGGAATTTGCGAGCTCGACACGCGTGTCGACCCCGCTTCGGCCGTGTCGACGTGATGGGACTCTCGAACGACTCGTCCGTCCGCGATGCCAATTCGCCGAGAAGCCACCGCAGCGATCTCGGGCGAATGCGTGACCAGGACAATCGTCGTTCCTGATTCGTGGAGCTCGCGCAATGCTCGCACAACGACCTGCGCATTCTCAGAATCCAGGTTGCCGGTGGGTTCATCCGCAATGACGACCGGGGCCTTGCACGCTAGCGCTCGAGCAAGCGCTACCCGCTGTCGCTCCCCTCCTGAAAGGTTGCCGCTTCGAACATGAGCGAGCCTCTCGATCCCGAGGGCCGCCATCGCTTCGAGCGCCCGCGTCCGCCTCTCGTGCGCCTTTACGCCCCGATAGAGCAGCCCGAGCTCTACGTTATCGACGGCGGGCCGCCGGTCCATCAGGTGGAAGCTTTGGAATACGAAGGCGAATGTTCCGGATCGAATGCGCGAGAGTTCTCTGTCGGCGGCGGAACGGGTCTGCTGACCGTCGATCGCGTAGTCACCCGATGTCGGAGCATCGAGCGCGCCGACGATATTCAGAAGGCTGGACTTTCCCGCGCCCGAAGGCCCTTCAATAGCGGTGAACTCGCCCTGAGTGATGACAAGCGAAATTCCTTTGAGCACCGTCACCGAGCTCTCGGCACCAACGATGCGGGTGACGTCCCTCATGTGGAGACGCACCATCAGCTAGCCCACCCTCACAACATCGCCTGCGTCGATCT
It encodes the following:
- a CDS encoding ABC transporter ATP-binding protein/permease, with amino-acid sequence MRDVTRIVGAESSVTVLKGISLVITQGEFTAIEGPSGAGKSSLLNIVGALDAPTSGDYAIDGQQTRSAADRELSRIRSGTFAFVFQSFHLMDRRPAVDNVELGLLYRGVKAHERRTRALEAMAALGIERLAHVRSGNLSGGERQRVALARALACKAPVVIADEPTGNLDSENAQVVVRALRELHESGTTIVLVTHSPEIAAVASRRIGIADGRVVRESHHVDTAEAGSTRVSSSQIPGASSRLRLTDLLRDSVANISSRGGKTAGLVAAVALAVSLTVGSLGVAGSAGSQVSARFDEHANRDVTVEWPSTGLDDQSAEMRSGLRDRLAGVAGVDSASIIENHGQTSVQTGSSREVRLVTGFTGTRESASSARLKVTWAPGVSKKLARGQLLMGSTFARQLELAPPSLSPVVLIEGEPFQVIGLVTQSPRLPELLAGVLLSTEDSGVLNAPERTRALILTRSGAAQQVARQAPLVVDPFDPTSLTVSAPVDPRTLRSEVEADVSTTLLGLTGLALLAAIAGLANAMVLSVTERRQELGLRRAIGARRLHVSAMILCESAYIGLIGGCAGLALGLGGVLAVTISQRWIPVFDPLLAPLAILGGIGVGAFAGVVAAWRASRIQPSEALRL